Proteins encoded together in one Papio anubis isolate 15944 chromosome 3, Panubis1.0, whole genome shotgun sequence window:
- the PRDM8 gene encoding PR domain zinc finger protein 8 isoform X1: MAAPCARLAAPRRRPAAAGGRSLPLSCCSRDRGHFARRTGSSAGLDWGGSAAAEGPAVAALTGKEPHNPQEKPKRRQHQHLLTWKYTDTIGKKKHSIASSGFQVALFGRVYTDLIPVMEDTGIQRGIWDGDAKAVQQCLTDIFTSVYTTCDIPENAIFGPCVLSHTSLYDSIAFIALKSTDKRTVPYIFRVDTSAANGSSEGLMWLRLVQSARDKEEQNLEAYIKNGQLFYRSLRRIAKDEELLVWYGKELTELLLLCPSRSHNKMNAGSSPYTCLECSQRFQFEFPYVAHLRFRCPKRLHSADISPQDEQGGGVGTKDHGGGGGGGGKDQQQQQEAPLGPGPKFCKAGPLHHYPAPSPESSNPPAAAGGSSAKPSTDFHNLARELENSRGGSSCSPAQSLSSGSGSGGGGGHQEAELSPDGIATGGGKGKRKFPEEAAEGGGGAGLVGSRGRFAERPLPASKEDLVCTPQQYRASGSYFGLEENGRLFAPPSPETGEAKRSAFVEVKKATRAAGLQEEGTADGGGVASEDQDAGGGGGSSTPAAASPVGAEKLLAPRPGGPLPSRLEGSSPARGSAFTSVSQLGSAGSTGGGGGTGAGAAGGAGGGQGAASDERKSAFSQPARSFSQLSPLVLGQKLGALEPCHPADGVGPTRLYPAAADPLAVKLQGAADLNGGCGSLPSGGGGLPKQSPFLYATAFWPKSSAAAAAAAAAAAAGPLQLQLPSALTLLPPSFTSLCLPAQNWCAKCNASFRMTSDLVYHMRSHHKKEYAMEPLVKRRREEKLKCPICNESFRERHHLSRHMTSHN, encoded by the exons GAAAAGCCTAAAAGACGGCAACACCAACACCTCTTGACATGGAAATACACTGATACAATAGGCAAAAAGAAACACTCGATTGCATCTTCCGGGTTCCAGGTGGCCTTATTTGGTAGAGTCTATACTGACCTTATTCCTG TGATGGAGGATACAGGCATCCAGCGAGGCATCTGGGATGGAGATGCCAAGGCTGTCCAACAATGTCTGACAGATATTTTTACCAGCGTTTACACCACCTGCGACATCCCTGAGAATGCTATATTTGGTCCCTGTGTCCTGAGCCATACTTCCCTATATGACAGCATAGCTTTCATAGCTCTCAAGTCTACTGACAAGAGAACAGTACCTTATATCTTTCGG GTAGACACCTCAGCAGCAAATGGTTCCTCAGAAGGTCTCATGTGGCTGCGGTTGGTCCAGTCGGCCAGAGATAAGGAAGAGCAGAACCTTGAAGCCTATATAAAAAACGGACAGCTGTTTTACCGCTCTCTTCGCAGGATTGCCAAAGACGAGGAGTTACTAGTTTGGTACGGGAAAGAACTGACTGAGTTACTCTTGCTCTGCCCCTCTAGATCCCACAACAAAATGAATG CAGGGTCGTCCCCTTACACATGCCTGGAATGCAGCCAACGTTTCCAGTTTGAGTTCCCCTATGTGGCGCATCTGCGTTTCCGCTGCCCCAAGAGACTTCACAGCGCTGATATAAGCCCCCAAGACGAGCAAGGCGGCGGCGTGGGCACCAAGGACcacgggggcggcggcggcggcggtggcaaagaccagcagcagcagcaggaggcacCTTTAGGCCCGGGTCCCAAGTTTTGCAAAGCCGGTCCCCTCCACCACTACCCAGCTCCCTCCCCCGAAAGCAGCAACCCACCCGCTGCCGCCGGCGGCAGCAGCGCGAAACCATCCACAGACTTCCACAACCTGGCCAGGGAGCTGGAAAACTCCCGGGGAGGCAGCAGCTGCTCCCCAGCCCAGAGCCTCAGCAGTGGtagcggcagcggcggcggcggcggccaccaggaggcggagctgagTCCCGACGGCATCGCCACGGGCGGCGGCAAAGGAAAGAGGAAATTCCCGGAGGAGGCGGCGGAGGGCGGCGGTGGCGCGGGTCTGGTAGGCAGCCGGGGCCGCTTCGCAGAGCGGCCCCTCCCGGCCTCCAAGGAGGATCTGGTGTGCACACCGCAGCAGTACAGAGCCTCGGGCAGCTACTTCGGCCTGGAAGAGAACGGCCGCCTCTTCGCGCCGCCCAGTCCCGAGACGGGCGAGGCGAAGCGCAGCGCCTTCGTGGAGGTGAAGAAGGCGACCCGCGCGGCCGGCCTGCAGGAGGAGGGGACCGCCGACGGCGGGGGCGTCGCCTCCGAGGACCAGGAcgctggcggcggcggcggctcctcCACACCCGCGGCCGCGTCGCCGGTAGGCGCCGAGAAGCTGCTGGCCCCGCGGCCCGGGGGCCCGCTGCCCAGCCGGCTCGAGGGCAGCAGTCCTGCGAGGGGCAGCGCCTTCACTTCGGTGTCGCAGTTGGGCAGCGCGGGCAGCACCGGCGGTGGGGGCGGCACGGGCGCCGGGGCCGCAGGCGGCGCGGGCGGGGGCCAGGGCGCCGCGTCGGACGAGCGCAAAAGCGCCTTCTCACAGCCAGCACGCTCCTTCTCGCAGCTGTCCCCGCTGGTGCTGGGCCAGAAGCTGGGCGCGCTCGAGCCATGCCACCCCGCCGACGGCGTGGGCCCCACCAGACTCTACCCCGCCGCCGCGGACCCTCTAGCGGTGAAGCTCCAGGGGGCCGCGGACCTGAACGGAGGTTGCGGGTCCCTGCCTAGCGGCGGCGGGGGCCTACCTAAGCAGAGCCCCTTCCTGTACGCCACCGCGTTCTGGCCCAAGAGTTCCGCTGCCGCTGCAGCCGCAGCTGCTGCGGCGGCCGCGGGGCCtttgcagctgcagctgccctcGGCGCTCACGCTGCTGCCGCCCTCCTTCACCTCGCTGTGTCTGCCCGCGCAGAACTGGTGTGCCAAGTGCAACGCCTCCTTCCGCATGACCTCCGACCTGGTGTACCACATGAGGTCGCACCACAAAAAGGAGTATGCGATGGAGCCCTTGGTGAAGCGTCGGCGAGAGGAGAAACTCAAGTGCCCCATCTGCAATGAGTCCTTCAGGGAGCGCCACCACCTCTCCAGGCACATGACCTCGCATAATTGA
- the PRDM8 gene encoding PR domain zinc finger protein 8 isoform X3 produces the protein MEDTGIQRGIWDGDAKAVQQCLTDIFTSVYTTCDIPENAIFGPCVLSHTSLYDSIAFIALKSTDKRTVPYIFRVDTSAANGSSEGLMWLRLVQSARDKEEQNLEAYIKNGQLFYRSLRRIAKDEELLVWYGKELTELLLLCPSRSHNKMNAGSSPYTCLECSQRFQFEFPYVAHLRFRCPKRLHSADISPQDEQGGGVGTKDHGGGGGGGGKDQQQQQEAPLGPGPKFCKAGPLHHYPAPSPESSNPPAAAGGSSAKPSTDFHNLARELENSRGGSSCSPAQSLSSGSGSGGGGGHQEAELSPDGIATGGGKGKRKFPEEAAEGGGGAGLVGSRGRFAERPLPASKEDLVCTPQQYRASGSYFGLEENGRLFAPPSPETGEAKRSAFVEVKKATRAAGLQEEGTADGGGVASEDQDAGGGGGSSTPAAASPVGAEKLLAPRPGGPLPSRLEGSSPARGSAFTSVSQLGSAGSTGGGGGTGAGAAGGAGGGQGAASDERKSAFSQPARSFSQLSPLVLGQKLGALEPCHPADGVGPTRLYPAAADPLAVKLQGAADLNGGCGSLPSGGGGLPKQSPFLYATAFWPKSSAAAAAAAAAAAAGPLQLQLPSALTLLPPSFTSLCLPAQNWCAKCNASFRMTSDLVYHMRSHHKKEYAMEPLVKRRREEKLKCPICNESFRERHHLSRHMTSHN, from the exons ATGGAGGATACAGGCATCCAGCGAGGCATCTGGGATGGAGATGCCAAGGCTGTCCAACAATGTCTGACAGATATTTTTACCAGCGTTTACACCACCTGCGACATCCCTGAGAATGCTATATTTGGTCCCTGTGTCCTGAGCCATACTTCCCTATATGACAGCATAGCTTTCATAGCTCTCAAGTCTACTGACAAGAGAACAGTACCTTATATCTTTCGG GTAGACACCTCAGCAGCAAATGGTTCCTCAGAAGGTCTCATGTGGCTGCGGTTGGTCCAGTCGGCCAGAGATAAGGAAGAGCAGAACCTTGAAGCCTATATAAAAAACGGACAGCTGTTTTACCGCTCTCTTCGCAGGATTGCCAAAGACGAGGAGTTACTAGTTTGGTACGGGAAAGAACTGACTGAGTTACTCTTGCTCTGCCCCTCTAGATCCCACAACAAAATGAATG CAGGGTCGTCCCCTTACACATGCCTGGAATGCAGCCAACGTTTCCAGTTTGAGTTCCCCTATGTGGCGCATCTGCGTTTCCGCTGCCCCAAGAGACTTCACAGCGCTGATATAAGCCCCCAAGACGAGCAAGGCGGCGGCGTGGGCACCAAGGACcacgggggcggcggcggcggcggtggcaaagaccagcagcagcagcaggaggcacCTTTAGGCCCGGGTCCCAAGTTTTGCAAAGCCGGTCCCCTCCACCACTACCCAGCTCCCTCCCCCGAAAGCAGCAACCCACCCGCTGCCGCCGGCGGCAGCAGCGCGAAACCATCCACAGACTTCCACAACCTGGCCAGGGAGCTGGAAAACTCCCGGGGAGGCAGCAGCTGCTCCCCAGCCCAGAGCCTCAGCAGTGGtagcggcagcggcggcggcggcggccaccaggaggcggagctgagTCCCGACGGCATCGCCACGGGCGGCGGCAAAGGAAAGAGGAAATTCCCGGAGGAGGCGGCGGAGGGCGGCGGTGGCGCGGGTCTGGTAGGCAGCCGGGGCCGCTTCGCAGAGCGGCCCCTCCCGGCCTCCAAGGAGGATCTGGTGTGCACACCGCAGCAGTACAGAGCCTCGGGCAGCTACTTCGGCCTGGAAGAGAACGGCCGCCTCTTCGCGCCGCCCAGTCCCGAGACGGGCGAGGCGAAGCGCAGCGCCTTCGTGGAGGTGAAGAAGGCGACCCGCGCGGCCGGCCTGCAGGAGGAGGGGACCGCCGACGGCGGGGGCGTCGCCTCCGAGGACCAGGAcgctggcggcggcggcggctcctcCACACCCGCGGCCGCGTCGCCGGTAGGCGCCGAGAAGCTGCTGGCCCCGCGGCCCGGGGGCCCGCTGCCCAGCCGGCTCGAGGGCAGCAGTCCTGCGAGGGGCAGCGCCTTCACTTCGGTGTCGCAGTTGGGCAGCGCGGGCAGCACCGGCGGTGGGGGCGGCACGGGCGCCGGGGCCGCAGGCGGCGCGGGCGGGGGCCAGGGCGCCGCGTCGGACGAGCGCAAAAGCGCCTTCTCACAGCCAGCACGCTCCTTCTCGCAGCTGTCCCCGCTGGTGCTGGGCCAGAAGCTGGGCGCGCTCGAGCCATGCCACCCCGCCGACGGCGTGGGCCCCACCAGACTCTACCCCGCCGCCGCGGACCCTCTAGCGGTGAAGCTCCAGGGGGCCGCGGACCTGAACGGAGGTTGCGGGTCCCTGCCTAGCGGCGGCGGGGGCCTACCTAAGCAGAGCCCCTTCCTGTACGCCACCGCGTTCTGGCCCAAGAGTTCCGCTGCCGCTGCAGCCGCAGCTGCTGCGGCGGCCGCGGGGCCtttgcagctgcagctgccctcGGCGCTCACGCTGCTGCCGCCCTCCTTCACCTCGCTGTGTCTGCCCGCGCAGAACTGGTGTGCCAAGTGCAACGCCTCCTTCCGCATGACCTCCGACCTGGTGTACCACATGAGGTCGCACCACAAAAAGGAGTATGCGATGGAGCCCTTGGTGAAGCGTCGGCGAGAGGAGAAACTCAAGTGCCCCATCTGCAATGAGTCCTTCAGGGAGCGCCACCACCTCTCCAGGCACATGACCTCGCATAATTGA
- the PRDM8 gene encoding PR domain zinc finger protein 8 isoform X2, producing the protein MAAPCARLAAPRRRPAAAGGRSLPLSCCSRDRGHFARRTGSSAGLDWGGSAAAEGPAVAALTGKEPHNPQEKPKRRQHQHLLTWKYTDTIGKKKHSIASSGFQVALFGRVYTDLIPVMEDTGIQRGIWDGDAKAVQQCLTDIFTSVYTTCDIPENAIFGPCVLSHTSLYDSIAFIALKSTDKRTVPYIFRVDTSAANGSSEGLMWLRLVQSARDKEEQNLEAYIKNGQLFYRSLRRIAKDEELLVWYGKELTELLLLCPSRSHNKMNGSSPYTCLECSQRFQFEFPYVAHLRFRCPKRLHSADISPQDEQGGGVGTKDHGGGGGGGGKDQQQQQEAPLGPGPKFCKAGPLHHYPAPSPESSNPPAAAGGSSAKPSTDFHNLARELENSRGGSSCSPAQSLSSGSGSGGGGGHQEAELSPDGIATGGGKGKRKFPEEAAEGGGGAGLVGSRGRFAERPLPASKEDLVCTPQQYRASGSYFGLEENGRLFAPPSPETGEAKRSAFVEVKKATRAAGLQEEGTADGGGVASEDQDAGGGGGSSTPAAASPVGAEKLLAPRPGGPLPSRLEGSSPARGSAFTSVSQLGSAGSTGGGGGTGAGAAGGAGGGQGAASDERKSAFSQPARSFSQLSPLVLGQKLGALEPCHPADGVGPTRLYPAAADPLAVKLQGAADLNGGCGSLPSGGGGLPKQSPFLYATAFWPKSSAAAAAAAAAAAAGPLQLQLPSALTLLPPSFTSLCLPAQNWCAKCNASFRMTSDLVYHMRSHHKKEYAMEPLVKRRREEKLKCPICNESFRERHHLSRHMTSHN; encoded by the exons GAAAAGCCTAAAAGACGGCAACACCAACACCTCTTGACATGGAAATACACTGATACAATAGGCAAAAAGAAACACTCGATTGCATCTTCCGGGTTCCAGGTGGCCTTATTTGGTAGAGTCTATACTGACCTTATTCCTG TGATGGAGGATACAGGCATCCAGCGAGGCATCTGGGATGGAGATGCCAAGGCTGTCCAACAATGTCTGACAGATATTTTTACCAGCGTTTACACCACCTGCGACATCCCTGAGAATGCTATATTTGGTCCCTGTGTCCTGAGCCATACTTCCCTATATGACAGCATAGCTTTCATAGCTCTCAAGTCTACTGACAAGAGAACAGTACCTTATATCTTTCGG GTAGACACCTCAGCAGCAAATGGTTCCTCAGAAGGTCTCATGTGGCTGCGGTTGGTCCAGTCGGCCAGAGATAAGGAAGAGCAGAACCTTGAAGCCTATATAAAAAACGGACAGCTGTTTTACCGCTCTCTTCGCAGGATTGCCAAAGACGAGGAGTTACTAGTTTGGTACGGGAAAGAACTGACTGAGTTACTCTTGCTCTGCCCCTCTAGATCCCACAACAAAATGAATG GGTCGTCCCCTTACACATGCCTGGAATGCAGCCAACGTTTCCAGTTTGAGTTCCCCTATGTGGCGCATCTGCGTTTCCGCTGCCCCAAGAGACTTCACAGCGCTGATATAAGCCCCCAAGACGAGCAAGGCGGCGGCGTGGGCACCAAGGACcacgggggcggcggcggcggcggtggcaaagaccagcagcagcagcaggaggcacCTTTAGGCCCGGGTCCCAAGTTTTGCAAAGCCGGTCCCCTCCACCACTACCCAGCTCCCTCCCCCGAAAGCAGCAACCCACCCGCTGCCGCCGGCGGCAGCAGCGCGAAACCATCCACAGACTTCCACAACCTGGCCAGGGAGCTGGAAAACTCCCGGGGAGGCAGCAGCTGCTCCCCAGCCCAGAGCCTCAGCAGTGGtagcggcagcggcggcggcggcggccaccaggaggcggagctgagTCCCGACGGCATCGCCACGGGCGGCGGCAAAGGAAAGAGGAAATTCCCGGAGGAGGCGGCGGAGGGCGGCGGTGGCGCGGGTCTGGTAGGCAGCCGGGGCCGCTTCGCAGAGCGGCCCCTCCCGGCCTCCAAGGAGGATCTGGTGTGCACACCGCAGCAGTACAGAGCCTCGGGCAGCTACTTCGGCCTGGAAGAGAACGGCCGCCTCTTCGCGCCGCCCAGTCCCGAGACGGGCGAGGCGAAGCGCAGCGCCTTCGTGGAGGTGAAGAAGGCGACCCGCGCGGCCGGCCTGCAGGAGGAGGGGACCGCCGACGGCGGGGGCGTCGCCTCCGAGGACCAGGAcgctggcggcggcggcggctcctcCACACCCGCGGCCGCGTCGCCGGTAGGCGCCGAGAAGCTGCTGGCCCCGCGGCCCGGGGGCCCGCTGCCCAGCCGGCTCGAGGGCAGCAGTCCTGCGAGGGGCAGCGCCTTCACTTCGGTGTCGCAGTTGGGCAGCGCGGGCAGCACCGGCGGTGGGGGCGGCACGGGCGCCGGGGCCGCAGGCGGCGCGGGCGGGGGCCAGGGCGCCGCGTCGGACGAGCGCAAAAGCGCCTTCTCACAGCCAGCACGCTCCTTCTCGCAGCTGTCCCCGCTGGTGCTGGGCCAGAAGCTGGGCGCGCTCGAGCCATGCCACCCCGCCGACGGCGTGGGCCCCACCAGACTCTACCCCGCCGCCGCGGACCCTCTAGCGGTGAAGCTCCAGGGGGCCGCGGACCTGAACGGAGGTTGCGGGTCCCTGCCTAGCGGCGGCGGGGGCCTACCTAAGCAGAGCCCCTTCCTGTACGCCACCGCGTTCTGGCCCAAGAGTTCCGCTGCCGCTGCAGCCGCAGCTGCTGCGGCGGCCGCGGGGCCtttgcagctgcagctgccctcGGCGCTCACGCTGCTGCCGCCCTCCTTCACCTCGCTGTGTCTGCCCGCGCAGAACTGGTGTGCCAAGTGCAACGCCTCCTTCCGCATGACCTCCGACCTGGTGTACCACATGAGGTCGCACCACAAAAAGGAGTATGCGATGGAGCCCTTGGTGAAGCGTCGGCGAGAGGAGAAACTCAAGTGCCCCATCTGCAATGAGTCCTTCAGGGAGCGCCACCACCTCTCCAGGCACATGACCTCGCATAATTGA